In the Longibacter salinarum genome, one interval contains:
- the tesB gene encoding acyl-CoA thioesterase II, whose translation MAYTLDDLRQLLDLERIEHNIFRGQSKDIGSGSVFGGQALAQALVAAARTVDDPGRSPHSMHGYFILPGDVDAPIVYEVDRIRNGNSFTTRRVVAVQHGRAIFNMSASFHVTEQGADHQTDMPDVPGPESLPRELDLLRKIAHRVPEERRSFFTEERPIEFRPVDPVSDPFNPEPMPPRRHLWLRARGPLPDDPLVHQSVLAYASDYGLLGTALRPHGLTFASPNMQVASLDHALWFHRSVRADEWMLFAIDSPSASGARGFTRGQIFNENGTLIASVTQEGLIRRRTSE comes from the coding sequence ATGGCTTACACCCTCGACGACCTGCGCCAGCTCCTCGACCTCGAACGCATCGAACACAACATCTTCCGTGGCCAGAGCAAAGATATTGGCTCCGGAAGTGTATTCGGTGGACAGGCCCTCGCTCAAGCACTGGTCGCAGCAGCCCGCACGGTGGATGACCCCGGTCGAAGTCCGCATTCGATGCATGGATACTTTATCCTGCCGGGCGACGTCGACGCGCCGATTGTCTATGAGGTCGATCGGATCCGCAACGGGAATAGCTTCACCACGCGCCGTGTCGTCGCCGTCCAGCACGGACGAGCGATTTTCAACATGTCCGCCTCGTTCCATGTCACCGAACAGGGCGCGGACCACCAGACCGACATGCCGGACGTGCCCGGCCCAGAGTCGCTTCCGCGCGAACTCGATCTCTTGCGCAAAATCGCCCATCGCGTCCCGGAAGAGCGGCGGTCCTTCTTCACCGAGGAACGTCCGATCGAATTTCGACCCGTCGATCCGGTATCGGACCCATTCAACCCGGAGCCGATGCCGCCGCGCCGACACCTCTGGCTGCGTGCTCGCGGTCCTCTTCCCGACGACCCGCTCGTTCACCAGAGCGTGCTCGCGTATGCCTCCGACTACGGGCTGCTGGGAACCGCACTCCGCCCTCACGGCCTGACCTTCGCCTCGCCGAACATGCAGGTCGCCTCCCTTGACCACGCCCTCTGGTTTCATCGCTCGGTACGTGCGGACGAGTGGATGCTCTTTGCCATCGATAGTCCGAGCGCCTCCGGGGCCCGAGGATTCACGCGCGGACAGATTTTTAATGAGAACGGTACGCTTATTGCCTCTGTAACTCAAGAAGGGTTAATACGTCGCCGAACGTCAGAGTAA
- a CDS encoding DUF2207 domain-containing protein, whose protein sequence is MIRRFRVLTIIFFVAWTVGAVSPAGAQSSDADRKQYAFSNYDVTVALQADGSLDVRETIQLDVISGSFSTMYRAVKMKRLDSLTNVSVTSTDAAVDSLTITRDDGDIMIQWAFPERSTPASFEIAYRAYGALRSNDDTNSLHWTVVGSEINVPVSDVDATLRLPAELRIPRDSLSVDPDPDDVRSSGLGTEISFSRESLEAETSYSVKATFPKRFNAPEAFDGLDVLKGLLLALLTFGIFAGAYISRQKEEISPDDVFPREPNVPPYEAARMLSSSRAHSMHSSMLVDLARRGHLSLRAESSDSWLESKQTIHVDVHRDPDDLQPFESRFLDELSKHETLEDVNLRMSDFQKEQRTEIRKRLVERGLLYDRSTEYVRFTALACLACFAAVGIAVWAIVQSVPEAVYVVSPLIGASMGSLFFIGTRYAPTERGKRKRAELKAFLAEKKTEMEALVEDDPKRAAARFPDDLPWLLLSERISGAWLEKQGRAIEEAGVENVLPDWLRDTSPQAGAAGFALYVAIIGTTGVSSGSTAGVAGAAGAGAGGAGGGGAGAA, encoded by the coding sequence ATGATACGACGCTTCCGCGTTCTCACGATCATCTTTTTCGTCGCATGGACCGTCGGTGCCGTCTCGCCGGCTGGTGCTCAGTCCTCCGACGCAGACCGTAAACAATACGCGTTTTCGAATTACGATGTTACGGTCGCCCTGCAGGCGGACGGCTCTCTCGATGTTCGGGAGACCATCCAGCTCGACGTGATCAGCGGCTCGTTCTCGACGATGTACCGCGCGGTAAAGATGAAGCGGCTCGACTCTCTCACCAATGTCTCCGTAACCAGCACGGACGCCGCGGTCGACAGCCTGACAATCACACGGGACGACGGCGACATCATGATCCAATGGGCCTTTCCGGAGCGATCGACACCTGCCTCGTTTGAGATCGCTTACCGAGCTTATGGCGCGTTGCGGTCGAACGACGATACGAATTCGCTCCACTGGACGGTGGTCGGCTCAGAGATCAATGTGCCGGTATCGGACGTGGACGCAACGCTGCGCCTCCCGGCGGAGCTACGTATCCCGCGCGACAGCCTGTCCGTGGACCCAGATCCCGATGACGTTCGCTCGAGCGGGCTCGGAACCGAGATTTCTTTTTCTAGAGAATCGCTGGAGGCGGAGACAAGCTATTCCGTCAAAGCGACCTTCCCGAAGCGGTTCAACGCACCAGAAGCGTTTGATGGGCTCGATGTTCTAAAGGGACTGCTCCTTGCCCTGCTCACGTTCGGGATATTCGCTGGTGCATACATCTCTCGTCAAAAGGAGGAAATCTCGCCGGACGACGTCTTTCCGCGAGAACCGAATGTGCCTCCGTACGAAGCCGCACGCATGTTGAGCAGTAGCCGGGCCCACAGCATGCACAGCTCCATGCTCGTCGACCTTGCTCGACGTGGACACCTGTCGCTGCGTGCCGAATCGAGCGACTCGTGGCTCGAGTCAAAACAGACCATCCATGTAGACGTCCACCGTGACCCTGACGATCTCCAGCCGTTCGAGTCTCGGTTTCTCGACGAGCTCTCGAAGCACGAAACCCTGGAGGACGTGAATCTGCGCATGTCCGACTTCCAAAAAGAGCAGCGGACCGAGATCCGGAAGCGGCTCGTCGAACGAGGCCTGCTCTACGATCGGTCCACGGAGTATGTCCGCTTCACTGCCCTCGCGTGCCTTGCCTGCTTTGCAGCCGTCGGGATCGCCGTGTGGGCGATCGTGCAGAGCGTCCCGGAAGCCGTCTATGTCGTCAGCCCCCTGATTGGGGCCTCGATGGGGAGCCTGTTCTTTATCGGAACGCGCTATGCACCGACAGAACGCGGGAAGCGAAAGCGCGCGGAACTGAAAGCCTTCCTGGCGGAGAAAAAGACGGAAATGGAAGCGCTCGTTGAAGACGATCCCAAACGAGCCGCTGCTCGTTTTCCCGACGATCTGCCGTGGCTACTTTTGTCAGAACGGATTTCGGGGGCCTGGCTTGAGAAACAAGGCCGAGCGATCGAGGAGGCAGGCGTGGAAAATGTCTTGCCCGACTGGCTCCGCGACACCAGCCCCCAGGCAGGCGCGGCGGGATTCGCCTTGTACGTCGCCATCATCGGGACGACGGGTGTTTCCAGCGGATCGACGGCGGGCGTGGCCGGAGCCGCGGGCGCCGGCGCGGGTGGCGCAGGCGGTGGTGGGGCCGGCGCTGCGTGA
- a CDS encoding dodecin, with protein sequence MADHVYKHIRLTGSSTASVEEAIQNAIDRASESVENLRWFEVKETRGHIEDGEVKHFQVTIEVGFTLEETVG encoded by the coding sequence ATGGCGGATCACGTATACAAACACATTCGGCTCACCGGCTCTTCCACGGCTTCGGTTGAGGAAGCCATTCAGAACGCCATCGACCGGGCGAGCGAGTCAGTCGAGAACCTGCGCTGGTTCGAGGTCAAGGAAACGCGAGGCCACATCGAAGATGGTGAGGTAAAACACTTTCAGGTTACGATCGAGGTTGGATTCACCCTCGAAGAAACCGTCGGATAA
- a CDS encoding glycosyltransferase family 4 protein: MRGEAWTKTLGRASGHALKWIGRQNERFPPFAHTLQYLGYSSGVGWDLRRRGCDLVHVHNFSQFLPIVRRFNPDIKTVLHMHCEWLSQLEPGIVARRLAHTDLVVGCSHHVTKAIRKAHPTYAGQTATVYNGVDTADFPCRPRRSTRTDDASFRILFVSRISPEKGVHDLLTAFSHLKAVIPNSQLTLVGAFGSAPYMYIVGLSQDPLVSKLKQFYSASANSNDAYRTYIERMVHDHDLSGITFTGRLSHREVRSFYHGADVLVAPSLSEAFGMSIVEGMASGVPVVATRTGGIPEIVVDQITGLLVPPGCPDALADAILQLYHAPERRERMGQAGRARAETLFGWSNAVDQLLSAYSAIPNMPQPVTTHRSY, encoded by the coding sequence ATGCGCGGAGAGGCGTGGACGAAAACACTGGGGCGTGCTTCAGGACATGCCTTGAAGTGGATAGGACGTCAGAACGAGCGATTCCCTCCGTTCGCACACACGTTGCAGTATCTCGGCTATAGTTCTGGAGTTGGCTGGGATCTTCGGCGGCGAGGCTGTGACCTCGTTCATGTTCACAATTTCTCGCAGTTTCTGCCGATCGTCCGGCGATTCAACCCTGATATCAAAACCGTCTTACACATGCACTGTGAGTGGCTCTCACAGTTAGAACCTGGGATTGTCGCGAGGCGGCTCGCCCACACGGACCTCGTCGTCGGATGTAGTCATCATGTCACCAAAGCCATTCGAAAAGCCCATCCGACGTATGCTGGACAGACAGCGACCGTTTATAACGGGGTCGACACGGCGGATTTTCCTTGCCGTCCCCGGAGGTCGACACGAACTGATGACGCGTCCTTCCGAATCCTCTTCGTGAGTCGAATATCACCGGAGAAAGGAGTTCACGATCTCCTAACGGCGTTTTCTCATCTGAAGGCTGTGATTCCGAATTCACAACTCACACTCGTTGGAGCCTTTGGATCGGCTCCGTACATGTATATCGTCGGATTGAGTCAGGACCCGCTCGTTTCGAAACTCAAGCAGTTCTATTCAGCCAGCGCTAATTCAAACGACGCGTATAGAACATACATAGAGCGCATGGTCCATGATCACGATCTGTCAGGCATCACATTTACAGGTCGTCTCTCGCACCGAGAAGTCCGTTCATTTTATCACGGAGCCGATGTTCTTGTCGCCCCCTCATTGAGCGAAGCCTTCGGCATGTCTATCGTTGAGGGTATGGCGTCAGGAGTACCCGTGGTAGCTACACGTACCGGGGGAATTCCAGAAATCGTCGTTGATCAGATCACCGGACTACTCGTCCCGCCCGGATGTCCCGACGCCCTGGCAGATGCTATACTGCAGTTGTACCATGCCCCCGAACGTCGTGAGCGAATGGGACAGGCGGGCCGAGCACGCGCCGAGACGTTGTTTGGTTGGTCAAACGCTGTTGACCAACTGCTCTCGGCGTATTCAGCCATTCCGAACATGCCCCAGCCCGTCACGACTCACCGGTCGTATTGA
- a CDS encoding NAD-dependent protein deacetylase, translated as MVPSTVSSAQNVMASSASPFSSVPAPDPTPSTSLLDALAGLLLRRDVAVLSGAGASTESGIPDYRGPQTREKARNPMRYRAFTSSADARRHYWARSAIGWDSFSAAEPNDGHHALGRLERAGCVRGVVTQNVDGLHQAGGSDHVVELHGSLAEVICLDCRQVESRHAFQERLLDRNPGWLSRVAEIAPDGDADLSVDETIVFDVAPCQQCGGAMKPNVVFFGEDVPDDRTDAAWELVDECEALLVVGSSLTVYSGFRFVRAMAKRRSPVAIVNLGPTRGDDLALMRINGRTGTVLPRLASLLGV; from the coding sequence ATGGTGCCCAGTACCGTCTCATCGGCGCAGAATGTCATGGCGTCTTCGGCCTCTCCCTTCTCCTCGGTCCCGGCTCCAGACCCGACCCCGAGTACATCGCTTCTCGATGCGCTCGCTGGCCTCCTGCTCCGGAGAGATGTTGCCGTGCTCAGCGGTGCAGGCGCAAGCACTGAATCGGGCATTCCCGACTACCGGGGCCCACAGACACGGGAAAAGGCGCGAAACCCCATGCGGTATCGCGCCTTCACCAGCTCTGCCGACGCCCGCCGACACTACTGGGCGCGAAGCGCGATCGGATGGGATTCGTTTTCTGCCGCCGAGCCAAACGACGGCCATCACGCGCTCGGTCGCCTAGAACGCGCAGGGTGCGTGCGTGGCGTGGTTACGCAGAACGTGGACGGTCTTCATCAGGCGGGCGGGAGCGATCACGTCGTCGAGCTTCACGGCTCGCTCGCTGAGGTCATCTGCCTGGACTGCCGTCAGGTCGAGTCCCGCCATGCGTTTCAGGAGCGGCTTCTCGACCGAAACCCGGGCTGGCTTTCCCGGGTCGCGGAGATCGCACCGGACGGCGACGCCGACCTGTCCGTCGACGAAACGATTGTCTTCGATGTGGCACCCTGCCAGCAGTGCGGGGGTGCGATGAAACCCAACGTCGTTTTCTTCGGCGAGGACGTTCCCGACGACAGAACCGACGCAGCCTGGGAACTCGTCGACGAATGCGAGGCGCTGCTCGTCGTCGGCTCCTCACTCACCGTGTACTCCGGCTTTCGCTTCGTGCGAGCCATGGCCAAACGACGCAGCCCGGTCGCGATCGTCAATCTGGGCCCGACTCGTGGCGACGACCTTGCCCTCATGCGCATCAATGGGCGGACCGGTACCGTCCTTCCCCGGCTCGCTTCGCTCCTCGGCGTTTGA
- a CDS encoding lysophospholipid acyltransferase family protein: MRSVLVTIWVWTAIVTLMIAWLPIMAFMRLIDRDPARYRTGLMLRRLGRAMTYVNPFWDVEVDGAFPSNPRNPYVCVSNHLSQADPPIIARVPWEMKWVAKVELFSLPIAGPLLRMSGDIAVDRRDRDSRGNVLAQAKTYLKQKCSVMFFPEGTRSRDGRVHKFADGAFRLAIKNDVPVLPIAIDGTQEALPKHSVWFQPNPEKIRVRVLPPVDTSDYAPEDTRELQRLVRARIIHQVAEWRGVDPSEVDALAEKAETANP, from the coding sequence ATGCGCTCCGTTCTCGTCACCATCTGGGTATGGACTGCGATCGTAACCCTGATGATCGCGTGGCTCCCCATCATGGCATTCATGCGGCTGATTGACCGCGACCCGGCCCGCTACCGTACCGGCCTGATGCTGCGCCGCCTCGGTCGCGCCATGACATACGTGAACCCCTTCTGGGACGTTGAGGTGGACGGCGCCTTTCCATCGAATCCGCGCAACCCGTACGTCTGCGTCAGCAACCACCTGTCCCAGGCCGATCCACCCATCATTGCGCGTGTCCCATGGGAAATGAAATGGGTCGCGAAGGTCGAGTTGTTCAGCTTACCAATTGCGGGACCACTGCTCCGAATGAGTGGCGATATTGCTGTCGACCGTCGGGACCGAGATAGCCGAGGCAATGTGCTCGCTCAGGCGAAAACGTACCTGAAGCAGAAATGCAGCGTCATGTTCTTTCCAGAGGGTACGCGCTCACGCGACGGTCGCGTGCACAAATTTGCCGATGGCGCCTTCCGCCTCGCGATCAAGAATGACGTACCCGTCCTGCCGATCGCCATTGACGGGACACAGGAAGCCCTCCCGAAGCATAGCGTCTGGTTCCAGCCCAACCCGGAGAAGATTCGTGTGCGTGTCCTCCCCCCGGTGGACACGAGCGACTACGCCCCGGAAGACACCCGCGAGCTTCAGCGCCTCGTCAGAGCCCGCATCATCCACCAGGTTGCCGAATGGCGCGGCGTGGATCCCTCGGAGGTCGATGCGCTCGCTGAAAAAGCGGAAACAGCGAATCCGTGA
- a CDS encoding riboflavin synthase: protein MFTGIIKEVGRVKTIEPLGSEAAGKRITIAAEMSPALRVDESVSINGACQTVVDATETTFSVVTIEETLRKTTFSDLEEGDPVNLERAMKADSRIDGHFVQGHVDTTGVVTSVEREETNWLYSIRFEQAYAAYLIPVGSIAIDGISLTVARLDGTELTVAIIPHTYDHTNVRTWEEGTGVNLEFDMIGKYVVGALQPGNDAPDPTALARQWLDAS, encoded by the coding sequence ATGTTTACGGGCATCATCAAAGAAGTCGGGCGGGTCAAAACCATTGAACCGCTTGGGAGCGAGGCTGCCGGCAAACGCATCACGATCGCGGCCGAGATGTCGCCGGCGCTTCGCGTTGACGAGAGTGTATCGATCAACGGCGCGTGCCAGACGGTCGTCGACGCGACGGAAACCACCTTTTCGGTCGTGACCATCGAGGAGACGCTGCGGAAGACGACCTTCAGCGACCTGGAGGAAGGTGACCCGGTGAACCTGGAGCGGGCGATGAAGGCGGATAGCCGCATCGACGGGCACTTCGTGCAGGGGCACGTCGACACGACGGGCGTCGTCACGTCGGTGGAGCGAGAGGAGACGAACTGGCTCTACAGCATCCGTTTCGAGCAGGCGTATGCGGCGTACCTGATCCCGGTGGGCTCGATCGCAATCGATGGCATCAGTCTGACCGTGGCCCGGCTGGACGGCACTGAGCTGACCGTGGCGATCATTCCGCATACGTACGATCACACGAACGTGCGGACGTGGGAGGAAGGCACGGGGGTGAACCTGGAGTTCGACATGATCGGCAAGTACGTCGTAGGCGCGCTGCAGCCGGGGAACGATGCCCCCGACCCGACGGCCCTGGCGCGGCAGTGGCTGGATGCCTCGTGA
- a CDS encoding DMT family transporter: MTSSRFSGYLLTLTAATCWGLLGPMARVALADGVSALEVAFWRATVGGALFALHVALLAARRSARPSPARRRLRLQRADIPAVIGFGVIGVALFYGSYQLAVESGGAALASVLLYTAPAWVAGMGAAFLSEPLTRHKVGAVALTLAGVTAIAMGGTAGVTLTTVGILWGLLSGFLYASYYPFGKHYFQRYVPAAIFAVALPIGAIVLLPWIDFAPKSSAAWLALTAIAFISTYGAYLAYGAALQRLAASRASIVATLEPVVAAVVATLWWNEDLGVWGYVGAAMIVVATLLAAMERERTPTPPADSITENVA; this comes from the coding sequence ATGACCTCTTCTCGCTTCTCCGGCTACCTGCTTACGCTGACAGCGGCCACGTGCTGGGGATTGCTCGGACCGATGGCGCGGGTCGCTCTGGCCGACGGCGTCTCTGCGCTGGAAGTGGCCTTCTGGCGGGCTACGGTCGGGGGTGCGCTGTTCGCCCTGCACGTCGCGCTTCTGGCCGCCCGGCGATCCGCTCGGCCATCACCGGCACGCCGACGGCTTCGTCTTCAACGGGCGGACATACCCGCTGTCATTGGCTTCGGCGTGATCGGCGTCGCCCTGTTCTACGGGTCCTACCAGCTGGCCGTGGAATCCGGAGGAGCCGCTCTGGCCTCCGTCCTTCTCTACACGGCCCCCGCCTGGGTGGCCGGCATGGGCGCCGCGTTCCTGAGTGAGCCGTTGACCCGGCACAAAGTGGGCGCCGTCGCGCTGACGCTCGCGGGCGTAACGGCCATAGCGATGGGCGGCACAGCGGGCGTCACCCTCACCACCGTGGGCATCCTCTGGGGGCTTCTCTCGGGCTTCCTATACGCGTCCTATTACCCGTTTGGAAAGCATTACTTCCAACGCTACGTCCCAGCAGCCATTTTTGCGGTCGCCCTGCCCATCGGCGCCATCGTTCTTCTGCCGTGGATCGACTTCGCGCCGAAATCCAGTGCGGCCTGGCTCGCTCTCACCGCAATCGCCTTCATTTCAACATACGGCGCGTACCTCGCGTACGGCGCGGCCCTGCAGCGCTTGGCCGCTTCTCGTGCGAGTATCGTCGCCACGCTCGAACCCGTGGTCGCAGCCGTCGTCGCGACACTCTGGTGGAACGAGGATCTCGGCGTGTGGGGCTACGTCGGAGCCGCCATGATCGTCGTCGCGACCTTGCTCGCAGCCATGGAGCGCGAGCGCACGCCCACTCCACCAGCGGATAGCATCACCGAGAATGTGGCGTAA
- the ribD gene encoding bifunctional diaminohydroxyphosphoribosylaminopyrimidine deaminase/5-amino-6-(5-phosphoribosylamino)uracil reductase RibD, with translation MAAEGAIAPGLHRGSVTPRGDEAHEHWMQRCLDRARRGAGSVSPNPLVGAVIVGPDGSLLAEGWHETYGGPHAEANAVRAALDAHGADALRDATLYVNLEPCSHHGKTPPCTDLVLEAGIPRLVVGTIDPFPAVKGRGIRRLREHGVDVELGVLENECARLNEAFFHHVCTGRPLVTLKVAQTVDGRVATASGDSRWISGKSSRTLVHRWRSEVDGVLVGAGTAEADDPRLTVRHVKGRQPMRLVLDRHGRLPADLRLFTDDHVAQTIVVTATDTQLPYAGGFDERGGRVLRVAETETGHLNLRELLETLGQDGPARGNGAIDGPRPVQSLLVEAGPGLATALFQQDLVDRYFCFIAPKVSGRGMPTTGDLGTKEMRDALTFDDVCWEAVGNDMLLRGYRRSVGSNRQSENERADRD, from the coding sequence ATGGCAGCTGAAGGAGCCATCGCTCCCGGATTACATCGAGGAAGTGTGACGCCGCGCGGCGACGAGGCGCATGAGCACTGGATGCAGCGCTGCCTGGACCGTGCCCGGCGCGGTGCCGGGTCGGTGAGTCCAAATCCGCTCGTCGGGGCGGTCATCGTTGGGCCGGACGGGTCGTTGCTCGCCGAGGGCTGGCACGAGACCTACGGCGGCCCGCATGCCGAGGCCAACGCTGTGCGGGCCGCTCTCGATGCGCATGGCGCTGATGCATTGCGCGATGCAACCCTGTACGTCAACCTCGAGCCGTGTTCGCATCACGGCAAGACCCCGCCGTGCACGGATCTCGTGCTAGAGGCCGGTATCCCGCGGCTCGTCGTCGGAACGATCGACCCGTTTCCAGCCGTGAAGGGTCGCGGCATCCGACGGTTGCGCGAGCACGGGGTTGATGTTGAACTTGGCGTTCTCGAAAACGAATGTGCGCGGCTCAACGAGGCCTTTTTCCACCACGTGTGTACCGGTCGGCCGCTCGTCACGCTGAAAGTAGCGCAGACCGTGGACGGACGCGTGGCGACGGCGTCTGGCGACAGCCGGTGGATTTCAGGCAAATCGTCTCGGACGCTTGTTCATCGCTGGCGGTCGGAGGTCGACGGTGTTCTGGTTGGAGCCGGTACAGCGGAAGCCGACGATCCCCGGCTCACCGTGCGCCACGTGAAAGGGCGGCAGCCAATGCGACTCGTTCTGGATCGTCATGGCAGGCTGCCTGCCGATCTTCGCCTATTCACAGACGATCACGTCGCACAGACCATTGTCGTCACGGCGACGGATACGCAGCTCCCATATGCCGGTGGTTTCGACGAGCGCGGCGGACGCGTCTTGCGGGTCGCGGAAACGGAGACCGGTCACCTCAACCTTCGCGAACTCCTCGAGACGCTGGGCCAGGACGGGCCGGCCCGTGGAAATGGCGCCATCGATGGTCCTCGTCCCGTGCAGTCTTTGCTCGTCGAAGCCGGACCCGGTCTCGCGACGGCCCTTTTTCAGCAGGATCTCGTAGACCGCTACTTCTGCTTCATCGCGCCCAAAGTGAGCGGCCGAGGAATGCCGACGACGGGAGATCTGGGCACGAAGGAAATGCGGGACGCGCTGACGTTCGACGACGTTTGCTGGGAGGCGGTGGGCAACGACATGTTGCTACGCGGGTACCGGCGCTCGGTCGGATCGAACCGGCAATCGGAAAACGAACGAGCGGACCGCGACTAA
- a CDS encoding glycosyltransferase family 2 protein, translated as MNNDRLPHVSIGLPVFNGGAFIESAIESVLNQTFDDFELIISDNASTDDTESICRRYSRQNARIIYIRNDQNTGAASNFNQTLWRAKGKYFKWIAHDDVIEPTYLERCVEVLDTTPNAIICTSHTVEVNDDGQTEMHRLPSLLSHSRPHTRLYGHLCIAKHRCYQVFGLMRRRVLADAGGIPGYVESDQVLLAKLNLAGRTEIIDAPLFRARDHANRSIYIPIQERAPWFNPDLSQRRVSPKWRLFGEYIKAVVQAGYPQQETARCLLVVGIWATLRYPTLKREFLSLWSHYFGREMIDRVRQPKQRSAQEPERGSNSDSRREPLNIHASDGGSLSHLQTVMTAHRANDERSKQPSSD; from the coding sequence ATGAATAACGACCGTCTTCCACATGTGAGCATTGGGCTCCCTGTTTTTAACGGAGGTGCATTTATTGAATCTGCGATCGAATCCGTTCTGAATCAGACGTTTGATGACTTTGAGCTAATTATTTCGGACAACGCGTCCACCGACGATACGGAGTCTATCTGTCGCCGCTACAGCCGCCAGAACGCACGCATAATCTACATCCGAAATGATCAAAATACGGGGGCTGCCTCAAACTTTAATCAGACACTCTGGCGTGCAAAGGGAAAATATTTTAAGTGGATAGCCCATGATGACGTCATCGAACCGACATATTTGGAGCGATGCGTTGAGGTATTAGATACCACTCCGAATGCGATAATCTGTACGTCTCATACGGTTGAAGTCAACGACGATGGCCAGACGGAAATGCATCGCCTGCCGTCGCTCCTTAGCCATTCGAGGCCACATACCAGGCTCTATGGACACCTTTGTATAGCTAAACATCGGTGCTACCAGGTATTCGGCCTGATGCGTCGCCGCGTGCTAGCGGACGCGGGGGGGATACCCGGATATGTCGAGTCCGACCAGGTACTGCTCGCGAAACTCAATCTTGCAGGTCGGACGGAAATTATTGATGCTCCGCTTTTTCGGGCCAGGGATCATGCTAATCGTTCGATCTACATTCCGATTCAAGAGCGTGCACCCTGGTTCAATCCAGACCTTTCTCAACGCCGGGTCTCACCTAAATGGAGACTCTTTGGTGAGTACATCAAAGCCGTAGTGCAAGCTGGTTATCCGCAACAAGAGACAGCGCGCTGTCTGCTCGTCGTCGGAATTTGGGCAACGCTTCGCTACCCTACGTTAAAACGAGAATTCCTATCTCTATGGAGTCATTATTTCGGACGCGAGATGATCGATCGGGTCCGTCAACCCAAGCAACGGTCCGCTCAGGAGCCAGAACGCGGTTCGAATTCAGACTCACGCAGAGAACCGCTTAATATTCACGCCTCCGATGGCGGCAGCCTATCACACCTTCAAACGGTGATGACCGCGCACAGGGCAAACGATGAGCGTTCGAAGCAACCGTCATCCGACTGA
- a CDS encoding YceI family protein, producing MFRLRLHPLLILLLAATMTLGVSPQVTAQESIDQRTSFELLEESRFWIRGSTTVNSFTCEVEAVRGDGVVPRVSASSVPVSLDRTASLDVPVQKFDCGNDRMSSDLRETLNASDHPQITFRLDKVEAIESPAETATEWYRLQVLGALTISGTERLVRISAWGRPVNDDVYRVTGCKDLKMTYFGIEPPTKFMSLVKVKDRIVVHFDLLVETPREMSPALASHTLSNPPQCHNE from the coding sequence ATGTTTCGTCTACGACTACATCCGCTTCTGATACTGCTCCTCGCGGCGACCATGACCTTGGGCGTCTCGCCCCAGGTCACGGCCCAGGAGTCGATCGATCAGAGAACGAGCTTCGAGTTGCTCGAGGAAAGTCGATTCTGGATCCGCGGCTCAACCACGGTAAATAGCTTCACCTGCGAGGTGGAGGCCGTGCGTGGAGACGGCGTCGTACCGCGCGTATCCGCCTCGTCCGTTCCCGTCTCTCTCGACCGAACGGCATCCCTCGATGTGCCCGTCCAGAAATTCGACTGCGGCAATGATCGAATGTCTTCGGACCTGAGGGAGACGCTGAACGCGAGCGACCACCCCCAAATCACCTTCCGCCTCGACAAGGTGGAAGCCATTGAGTCGCCGGCTGAAACCGCCACCGAGTGGTACCGGCTCCAGGTCCTCGGCGCGCTCACGATTTCCGGCACCGAACGCCTCGTGCGCATCTCCGCGTGGGGCCGCCCCGTCAACGACGACGTGTACCGCGTGACCGGCTGCAAGGACCTGAAGATGACGTACTTCGGCATCGAACCGCCGACCAAATTTATGAGCCTCGTGAAGGTAAAGGACCGGATCGTGGTTCACTTCGACCTCCTGGTTGAAACGCCGCGGGAGATGTCTCCCGCACTTGCCTCTCACACTCTGTCTAACCCTCCCCAGTGCCACAATGAGTAA